AAATGTTTTTTTGCTTCAAAATATTTAAGCTCCACAAAAACAGTACTGTAAAAAATCAAGGCAAAAATTGAATAGAGTAATATTGAGAAGGTGAACGTATTCCAAAAGGAATTATTAAAGTTCCCTGCCAATAAACGTAGGACCACCAAACCCATCCATATTCCAATGTGTATAAGATATTTATTCAATTTCATTTTTATGGTAAAGAAAGGTTCTACTTACGGGATACATCCTTTGATTAAACAAACAGCAACATTTATTCAACAAACGACATCTTACTTATAAAGATATAAAAAAAAAGCTTACCATATATTATTTAATGAACCTCACTTCTTAATAGTCATCCAGAAATCGTATCCCCTAAAGAAAGGGGGGTATGTCGTTGGTAATAATTATTATGTCGTTGGTTTAAATCGAACCTATCTCAATAACAACAGCCCATACATTTGTCAAACAAACAAGAAAAAACGACAAAGATGAAAAGGGTTGTTAGCATGATTTTCGCAATGGTTTGCTGTATAGTTTTAAATGCACAAATATCCAATAAATTAATAACGATTAGTGGTAAAATTATTGACCGTTCAACGAAGGAACCTTTAGCTGGGGCTTCCATTGTTACCGATAATGGCGAAGTAACCATATCGGATACTAAAGGAGATTTCTACCTTTTAGTGAATAATCAAACAGATACATGTAACCTGAACATCTTCTTTATGGGATATGAACGTAAGAAGGTGTTGTTTCGAATGAATGGGACAAATATCGAAAGTGCAACAATATATATGAATAGGGAGGAAATTGCCATTGGAGAAGTAGAAGTGAAAGCAAATATCCCCATTGCTACACAGAATGGAGATACCCTTATATTTAGTGCATCCTCAGTCAAAGTACATGATAATGCCAAAGGAATAAACCTGATTAAAAAACTTCCTGGTTTTACTTATAAAAATGATAAAATAGAAACCCAAGGCGAACAGGTTAAAAAAATATATGTGGATGGTAAACCATTTTTCGAAAACGACCCTAAGTTGGCTTTAAACGTGTTGCCTGCCGAAATAATTCAAAACATACAGCTGTTCGACGATTATGGGGATGTGGCTTCGTTTACCGGTTATGCAAATGGCAACAGCGTAAAAGCTATAAATATTATAACAAAACCGGGGAAGAGAAAAAAATGGATCGGATTGTTTGATGGTGGATATGGAACAGATGGCCGTTACATGCTCGAAAACACATTGATGAGCGCAAACAAAAAACATGATTTAACCTTGATGTGTGATAATAATAATATCAATTCTAGTCGCATGGACCTGTCAGAGTTTAAGTCTTTTGAGGCAAAAGTTTCTTCTCAACTTGGAATTTTAGGTGATGAACAATCCTCTTTGGCAGGAGAACAAGAAAACAAGAACCGAGCTGTCAACTATAATCTTAACTTAAGCGACAAAAGCATGCTTTCATTAAACTACACCTCCGGTAGGCGAAATAATGAACTATACCAAAGCAACCTACAAAACTACCAGGATGTATTGTTTTACGATATTATGGACTCCATTAAATCAACTACAGAAATTCATAAGCTTAACCTTAAATATACCCTTGAAGGGAAAAATGACAAATTGATATTGAGTGAAGACATATTTGTGATGGATGGAAATGTGAACAGCAACTCCTTAATAAGCGAATATACCAACGACCTGTCCTTATCAAACACTTTAGCACTGGTTAATGCAACCCAAGATGGTTTAAACACTTCAACCAATGCTATTTGGTTACACAAGTTTAACGATACAGGTCGTTCTTTAACAACCATAGCCAACATAAAATTAAGCAGCAACGAAACAGAACAATACATTAATTCATCTAACAAAGTAAATACAAAACTAAAAACGAATACCGACCGCTATGAGGAATTGGATAAAAATGAGAATAAAGCCTTGTTAAGGATTTCATATAAAGAACCCTTGTCAATACAAGGGAATCTGAATATTGTTGCAAGCAGCACATATGGTTGGTCAAACAGCAATACCGATGTGTTTTTAAATAACGCGGGAGATTATTCGCATAAAAACGACTTGTTATCTAATAACTCCAAGGTAAATTATTTAACAAATAAGACTGAAGTAGGATATAGTTCATTTGGTCTGAAGCTTATGCTTAATGCCGGTCTTTCGTTTGAAAAAACAACATTAAACAAGGAAAAATTA
The Prolixibacteraceae bacterium DNA segment above includes these coding regions:
- a CDS encoding outer membrane beta-barrel protein, whose protein sequence is MKRVVSMIFAMVCCIVLNAQISNKLITISGKIIDRSTKEPLAGASIVTDNGEVTISDTKGDFYLLVNNQTDTCNLNIFFMGYERKKVLFRMNGTNIESATIYMNREEIAIGEVEVKANIPIATQNGDTLIFSASSVKVHDNAKGINLIKKLPGFTYKNDKIETQGEQVKKIYVDGKPFFENDPKLALNVLPAEIIQNIQLFDDYGDVASFTGYANGNSVKAINIITKPGKRKKWIGLFDGGYGTDGRYMLENTLMSANKKHDLTLMCDNNNINSSRMDLSEFKSFEAKVSSQLGILGDEQSSLAGEQENKNRAVNYNLNLSDKSMLSLNYTSGRRNNELYQSNLQNYQDVLFYDIMDSIKSTTEIHKLNLKYTLEGKNDKLILSEDIFVMDGNVNSNSLISEYTNDLSLSNTLALVNATQDGLNTSTNAIWLHKFNDTGRSLTTIANIKLSSNETEQYINSSNKVNTKLKTNTDRYEELDKNENKALLRISYKEPLSIQGNLNIVASSTYGWSNSNTDVFLNNAGDYSHKNDLLSNNSKVNYLTNKTEVGYSSFGLKLMLNAGLSFEKTTLNKEKLFTSKPSVQEDKYNIFPMIFGKYFITSKKSLTFFVRGKSTIPSISQLQPTVDISNPQNVVIGNPDLEVGTQYMGVLRYTQTLSSKAIYLSAYASAKYTNGYISVENYFTEDDQIIYGTELAAGTNVLKPVNLDGYFNGVAGFDYAIPISLIRSNFTTGIKYAYSNIPTIFQGIKLDSKQHSTTLNLSLASNISNKIDFLVTNSTSYNHTLNSENSNSTKFIKNELNVEANFSFLNSWDAGFEVKSTSYDYFGEQNKENYSLVNLSVGKDFLKNKRAHIKLSVYDLFNQSQSISYNIHETYTEQINANSLPQYIMLTLGVKL